A single window of Acinetobacter wuhouensis DNA harbors:
- the lon gene encoding endopeptidase La: MSEIIMNQENLEPQVPSVLPLLALRDVVVYPHMQIALFVGREKSINAVDVARNSDNLVFVVAQKDSLTEEIDHDNLYQYGTVAKIVQVVNHENDENCIKVLIEGLHRSKLVEIIDNDEYLSAEHALSPMTVSVDQDTQATRVEELRALFSQYAEAKLRNARELIAAANKIDDLLQLLFFVATRVPLNIDVKQKFLEHDEFEAHLQELMTYLLQQSEEQQIEQTLHDSVKRQMEKNQREYFLNEKMKVIQRELSDMNGGAEDDVAEIEKRLAEADLPEHVRKKAEAEFRKLKAMQPASSEAAVVRNYIEVILDTPWNKASKVSINLAKAQEILDADHYGLDEVKERIVEYLAVQSRVKKLRGPILCLVGPPGVGKTSLGESIAKATGREFVRMALGGVRDEAEIRGHRRTYIGAMPGKIVQSLTKVGVKNPLFLLDEIDKMAQDYRGDPASALLEVLDPSQNNKFNDHYLDLDLDLSEVMFICTANSMNIPEALLDRMEVIRLPGYTEDEKVNIADRYLVPKAIKNNGLRAKELTVHEEAIRDIVRRYTREAGVRSLEREVSKIARKVVKESVSKKAKNLHIDVTAENLPDYLGVHKFDYGMAEEEAQVGRVNGLAWTSVGGELLTIEVAAVPGKGKFITTGSLGDVMKESITAAMTVVRTRADELGIEASRFEETDVHVHLPEGATPKDGPSAGLALTLALVSAFTKIAIRPDIAMTGETSLGGRAMRIGGLKEKLLAAHRGGVKLVFIPQENVRDLTEIPQNVKDGLEIKAVKSIDEILPLALIEQPKPLVKAPIVKAVDEGKKAARH; the protein is encoded by the coding sequence ATGTCTGAGATTATTATGAATCAAGAAAACTTAGAGCCACAGGTTCCAAGTGTATTACCGCTTTTAGCGCTACGTGATGTGGTGGTTTATCCGCACATGCAAATTGCGTTATTTGTGGGTCGTGAAAAATCGATTAATGCAGTTGATGTGGCTCGTAACAGTGACAATTTAGTATTTGTAGTTGCGCAAAAAGATTCGCTTACAGAAGAAATTGATCACGACAATTTATATCAATATGGTACTGTCGCTAAGATTGTACAAGTTGTGAATCATGAGAATGATGAAAACTGCATAAAAGTATTAATTGAAGGCTTACATCGTTCTAAGCTGGTTGAAATCATTGACAATGATGAATACCTGTCTGCTGAACACGCATTGAGCCCGATGACCGTATCTGTAGATCAAGATACGCAAGCAACACGTGTTGAAGAATTGCGTGCCTTATTTTCACAATACGCAGAAGCAAAATTACGTAATGCACGTGAATTGATTGCTGCTGCCAATAAAATTGATGATTTATTGCAATTATTGTTCTTCGTTGCAACGCGTGTACCTTTGAATATAGATGTAAAACAAAAATTCTTAGAACACGATGAGTTTGAAGCACATTTACAAGAACTCATGACTTATTTGCTACAACAGTCTGAAGAACAACAGATTGAGCAAACTTTGCATGATTCTGTAAAACGCCAAATGGAAAAGAATCAACGCGAATACTTCCTCAATGAAAAGATGAAAGTGATTCAGCGTGAACTTTCCGACATGAATGGCGGTGCGGAAGATGATGTTGCTGAAATTGAAAAGCGTTTAGCAGAAGCTGATTTACCTGAACACGTGCGTAAAAAAGCAGAAGCTGAATTCCGTAAACTCAAAGCAATGCAACCTGCTTCAAGTGAAGCGGCTGTAGTTCGTAACTATATCGAGGTGATTTTAGATACACCTTGGAATAAAGCGAGCAAAGTCAGCATTAACTTGGCAAAAGCACAAGAAATTTTAGATGCAGACCATTATGGTTTGGACGAAGTAAAAGAGCGTATTGTTGAATATTTAGCAGTTCAATCACGCGTGAAAAAACTTCGTGGTCCAATCTTGTGTCTAGTTGGTCCTCCAGGTGTAGGTAAAACTTCACTCGGTGAATCCATTGCCAAAGCAACAGGTCGTGAATTCGTTCGTATGGCACTCGGTGGTGTACGTGATGAAGCGGAAATTCGTGGTCATCGTCGTACCTATATCGGTGCGATGCCAGGTAAGATCGTGCAATCTTTGACAAAAGTCGGTGTGAAGAACCCACTGTTCTTACTCGATGAAATTGACAAAATGGCACAGGACTACCGTGGTGATCCAGCTTCTGCTCTGCTTGAAGTACTTGATCCATCACAGAACAATAAGTTCAATGATCATTATTTAGATCTTGATCTTGACTTGTCTGAAGTGATGTTCATCTGTACTGCAAACAGCATGAATATTCCTGAAGCATTGCTTGATCGTATGGAAGTGATTCGTCTGCCTGGTTATACCGAAGACGAAAAAGTCAATATTGCAGACCGTTACCTTGTTCCGAAAGCAATCAAGAACAATGGTTTACGTGCTAAAGAACTGACTGTGCATGAAGAAGCAATTCGTGACATCGTGCGTCGTTATACGCGTGAAGCAGGCGTACGTAGTCTTGAACGTGAAGTGTCTAAAATTGCACGTAAAGTGGTGAAAGAGTCTGTTAGTAAGAAAGCCAAAAACTTACATATTGATGTGACTGCTGAGAACTTGCCAGATTATTTAGGTGTTCATAAGTTTGACTACGGTATGGCAGAAGAAGAAGCGCAAGTGGGTCGTGTTAATGGCCTGGCTTGGACATCTGTTGGTGGCGAGTTATTGACGATTGAAGTTGCTGCTGTTCCTGGTAAAGGTAAATTCATTACCACAGGTTCACTTGGTGACGTGATGAAAGAGTCAATTACTGCTGCAATGACGGTTGTTCGTACCCGTGCAGATGAGTTGGGGATCGAAGCATCACGTTTTGAAGAAACTGATGTACATGTGCATTTACCTGAAGGTGCAACTCCAAAAGATGGTCCATCGGCTGGTTTAGCACTGACTTTAGCCCTTGTTTCTGCGTTCACTAAAATTGCAATTCGTCCTGATATTGCAATGACAGGTGAAACCAGTCTAGGTGGTCGAGCAATGCGTATTGGTGGCTTGAAAGAGAAACTTTTAGCAGCACATCGTGGTGGTGTTAAACTTGTGTTTATCCCACAAGAAAACGTCCGTGACTTGACTGAAATTCCTCAGAATGTCAAAGATGGTTTGGAAATTAAAGCAGTGAAGAGTATCGATGAGATTCTTCCACTTGCACTAATCGAACAACCTAAACCTTTGGTTAAAGCACCGATTGTAAAAGCAGTAGATGAAGGCAAAAAAGCTGCACGCCATTAA
- a CDS encoding 5-formyltetrahydrofolate cyclo-ligase translates to MNQNTELRKMIRKQRRSLTPLQHRNIEQQCFKQFLKHPQLQYAKKVGVYLDAFGEVRTRLLIEFCFQHGKQVYLPLICNMNKTLRWVRVSKHQFHNHLFSRHPLGMLEPIASRGLHISILDLVVMPLLACDDKGARMGMGGGFYDRTLASALHRPYRLGLAHDFQKLDIELKRNPWDQALDGLITPSKTYHFKRHFSQ, encoded by the coding sequence ATGAATCAAAACACTGAATTACGCAAAATGATCAGAAAGCAAAGACGATCATTAACACCACTTCAACACAGAAACATTGAGCAGCAATGCTTTAAACAGTTTTTAAAGCATCCACAGTTACAGTACGCAAAAAAAGTGGGGGTTTATCTAGATGCTTTTGGTGAAGTCAGAACACGACTTCTCATTGAATTTTGTTTTCAACATGGTAAACAAGTTTATTTACCCTTGATTTGTAATATGAATAAAACCTTGCGGTGGGTCAGAGTTTCAAAACATCAATTTCATAATCACTTGTTCTCTCGCCATCCACTAGGCATGCTTGAACCAATCGCAAGTAGAGGATTACATATTTCTATTTTAGATCTTGTTGTTATGCCTTTACTTGCCTGTGATGATAAAGGTGCACGGATGGGCATGGGCGGTGGTTTTTATGATCGTACACTCGCCTCTGCTTTGCATCGTCCATATCGGCTCGGTTTAGCACATGATTTTCAAAAATTAGACATTGAATTAAAGCGCAACCCTTGGGATCAAGCTTTAGATGGATTGATCACACCGTCTAAAACTTATCATTTTAAGCGTCATTTCAGTCAATAA
- a CDS encoding IS5-like element ISAha3 family transposase — MKKPAPKTYRTTNWSSYNQALIKRGNISIWFDPKTQWYAQPQGKQGRNQTYSDTAIQCCLMIKSLFRLSLRMVTGFVQSLIKLCGLNWTAPDYSTLCRRQKHIDIAISYQKSHDGLHLLVDSTGLKFLGEGEWKRKKHQPEYRRQWRKLHIGIDAETLQIRAVQLTTNNVSDSQVLGDLLDQIPLDERIDSVYTDGAYDTKCCRKVISDRQAHAVIPPRKNAKPWKDSKISSIERNELLQTVKHLGRTLWKKWSGYHRRSLVETKMHCIKLLGDKLTARHFQSQVNEIHARVAVLNRFTELGRPHTQVVT; from the coding sequence ATGAAGAAGCCTGCACCTAAAACTTACCGTACAACCAATTGGTCCTCGTATAACCAAGCTTTAATCAAGCGAGGAAATATTTCAATCTGGTTTGATCCTAAGACGCAATGGTATGCACAACCACAAGGCAAGCAAGGACGAAATCAAACTTATTCCGATACAGCGATTCAATGCTGTTTAATGATCAAATCTCTATTCCGTCTTTCTTTACGTATGGTTACTGGCTTTGTTCAAAGCCTGATTAAACTCTGTGGCTTGAATTGGACAGCACCAGATTACTCCACCCTTTGTAGACGACAAAAGCATATTGATATTGCGATAAGCTATCAGAAAAGTCATGATGGGTTACACCTACTTGTCGACTCTACGGGTTTAAAGTTTTTAGGTGAAGGCGAATGGAAGCGTAAAAAACATCAGCCTGAATACCGTCGGCAATGGCGTAAACTGCATATTGGTATAGATGCTGAAACACTGCAAATACGTGCCGTTCAGCTTACTACAAATAATGTCAGTGATTCACAAGTACTAGGTGATTTACTGGATCAAATTCCACTAGATGAGCGAATAGATTCTGTCTATACCGATGGCGCGTACGACACGAAGTGCTGCAGAAAAGTGATTTCAGATCGTCAAGCACATGCAGTAATTCCACCCAGAAAGAATGCCAAGCCCTGGAAAGATTCTAAAATAAGTTCAATAGAACGAAATGAGTTACTTCAAACGGTTAAACATTTAGGCAGAACCCTATGGAAAAAATGGTCGGGTTATCACCGTCGTAGTTTGGTGGAAACCAAGATGCATTGCATCAAATTATTAGGAGATAAGCTGACGGCAAGACATTTTCAAAGTCAGGTCAATGAAATTCATGCGCGTGTGGCAGTTCTGAATAGATTTACGGAATTAGGTAGACCTCACACCCAAGTTGTCACTTAA